A single region of the Thermococcus zilligii AN1 genome encodes:
- the asnS gene encoding asparagine--tRNA ligase produces the protein MIDKVYCAGVKPEMEGKRVKLAGWVYRKREVGKKVFIVLRDSSGIIQTVFDGELGGEAYALAKNVGIESSVIIEGTVKADPRAPNGVEVQADRIEVIQNVDAFPITKDASEEFLLDVRHLHLRSPKVAAIMKVKGTMMQAAREWLLQDGWYEVFPPILVTGAVEGGATLFKLNYFDRTAYLSQSAQLYLEAAIFGLEKVWSLTPSFRAEKSRTRRHLTEFWHLELEAAWMDLWDIMKVEEELVSYMVQRTLELRKNEIELHRKDLTTLKNTVPPFPRISYDEAIDILQSKGVNIQWGDDMGADEERILTEEFESPFFVYGYPKHIKAFYMKEDPSDPRKVLAADMLAPEGYGEVIGGSQREDDYNKLVQRILDEGMKPEDYQWYLDLRKYGGVPHSGFGLGLERLVTWVLKLDHVRWATLFPRTPSRLYP, from the coding sequence GTGATTGATAAGGTTTACTGCGCCGGTGTTAAGCCCGAGATGGAGGGCAAGAGGGTTAAACTGGCTGGCTGGGTCTACAGGAAAAGGGAAGTTGGAAAGAAGGTTTTCATAGTCCTCCGCGACTCAAGCGGGATAATCCAGACGGTATTTGATGGGGAGCTCGGTGGAGAAGCCTACGCCCTGGCCAAAAACGTCGGAATCGAGTCCAGCGTCATCATCGAGGGGACGGTTAAGGCAGATCCGCGCGCCCCCAACGGTGTGGAGGTCCAGGCGGACAGGATAGAGGTAATCCAGAACGTGGATGCCTTCCCAATAACGAAGGATGCAAGCGAGGAGTTCCTGCTCGACGTCAGGCACCTCCACCTCCGCTCTCCAAAGGTAGCGGCCATAATGAAGGTTAAAGGCACGATGATGCAAGCAGCTAGGGAATGGCTCCTTCAGGACGGCTGGTACGAGGTCTTTCCGCCGATACTGGTCACGGGGGCAGTTGAAGGCGGTGCGACCCTCTTCAAGCTCAATTACTTCGACAGGACAGCTTACCTCAGCCAGTCGGCCCAGCTCTACCTTGAGGCGGCGATTTTTGGCCTCGAAAAGGTCTGGAGCCTCACGCCGAGCTTCAGGGCCGAGAAGAGCAGGACGAGGAGGCACCTAACCGAGTTCTGGCACCTCGAGCTTGAGGCCGCCTGGATGGACCTCTGGGACATAATGAAGGTGGAGGAGGAGCTGGTAAGCTACATGGTGCAGAGAACCCTGGAGCTCAGGAAGAACGAGATAGAACTCCACAGGAAGGATTTAACCACCCTCAAGAACACGGTTCCCCCGTTCCCGAGGATAAGCTACGACGAAGCCATCGACATACTCCAGAGCAAGGGCGTCAACATTCAATGGGGCGATGACATGGGGGCGGATGAGGAGAGGATCCTGACGGAGGAGTTCGAGAGCCCGTTCTTTGTCTACGGCTATCCAAAGCACATCAAGGCCTTCTACATGAAGGAAGACCCGAGCGACCCGAGGAAGGTTCTCGCCGCTGACATGCTCGCCCCAGAAGGCTACGGCGAGGTTATTGGCGGCTCCCAGCGTGAGGACGATTACAACAAGCTGGTGCAGAGAATCCTTGATGAGGGCATGAAGCCTGAGGACTACCAGTGGTACCTCGACCTGAGGAAGTACGGTGGCGTTCCCCACAGCGGCTTCGGCCTCGGCCTGGAGAGGCTCGTGACCTGGGTTCTCAAGCTCGACCACGTGAGGTGGGCGACCCTCTTCCCGAGGACGCCGAGCAGGCTGTATCCATGA
- a CDS encoding HIT family protein, producing the protein MKTLWAPWRIEYIRSPKHKGCIFCDFPKENEDRERLILYRGEHSFVIMNNYPYNPGHVMIAPYRHVGKWEDLTDEELLEIMKLSQLMIKAIKKAMNPDGFNLGVNLGRVAGAGIDDHVHLHIVPRWNGDTNFMPVIADTKVIPESLKEAYDELKKAIEEVLKG; encoded by the coding sequence TTGAAAACCCTGTGGGCACCATGGAGGATAGAGTACATACGCTCACCGAAGCATAAAGGCTGTATATTCTGCGACTTCCCGAAGGAGAACGAGGACAGGGAAAGGCTCATCCTCTACCGCGGAGAGCACAGTTTTGTCATAATGAACAACTACCCCTACAACCCGGGCCACGTCATGATTGCCCCCTACCGGCACGTCGGGAAGTGGGAGGACCTCACAGATGAGGAACTCCTCGAAATAATGAAGCTCTCCCAGCTCATGATAAAGGCCATAAAGAAGGCGATGAACCCGGACGGCTTTAACCTCGGGGTTAACCTCGGCCGCGTTGCCGGGGCTGGGATAGATGACCACGTTCACCTCCACATTGTCCCGCGCTGGAACGGGGACACGAACTTCATGCCGGTAATAGCGGACACAAAGGTAATTCCCGAGTCCCTGAAAGAAGCCTACGACGAGCTGAAAAAGGCGATAGAAGAAGTTCTAAAGGGATAG
- a CDS encoding pyridoxal phosphate-dependent aminotransferase — protein sequence MIRPSERGMGVEYAIRDVVLPARELEKKGIKVISLNIGDPGKYDFQPPEHMIEAYCRALREGHNYYGPSEGLLEMREAVVQREKRKNGVDITPDDVRVTAAVTEALQLIFGGLLDPGDNILVPSPGYPPYTGLVKFYGGIPNEYETIEENGWQPDIEDMRKRINERTKAIAVINPNNPTGALYEKKTLREILDLAGEYDLPVISDEIYDLMTYEGKHVSPGSLTKDVPVIVMNGLSKVYFATGWRLGYFYYVDPEDKLAEVREAIDRLTRIRICPSTPAQLAAIAGLTGPMDYLEEYMKKLRERRDYIYKRLTEIPGISTQKPQGAFYIFPRIEERSKWKSDKEFVLDVLHQAHVLFVHGSGFGRAGEWHFRIVFLPPVEILEEAMNRFEEFMRKRLS from the coding sequence ATGATTCGTCCATCTGAAAGGGGCATGGGTGTTGAGTACGCGATAAGGGACGTTGTTCTCCCGGCCAGGGAGCTTGAAAAGAAGGGGATAAAGGTCATCAGCCTCAACATAGGGGATCCTGGCAAGTACGACTTCCAGCCGCCGGAGCACATGATCGAAGCCTACTGCCGCGCCCTAAGGGAGGGCCACAACTACTACGGGCCAAGCGAGGGCCTCCTGGAGATGAGGGAAGCCGTCGTCCAGCGCGAGAAGAGAAAGAACGGCGTTGACATAACCCCCGACGACGTCCGCGTTACCGCGGCCGTTACCGAGGCGCTCCAGCTCATATTCGGCGGCCTCCTTGACCCGGGCGACAACATACTTGTCCCGAGTCCGGGTTATCCGCCCTACACGGGCCTCGTCAAGTTCTACGGAGGAATCCCCAACGAGTACGAGACGATAGAGGAGAACGGCTGGCAGCCGGACATAGAGGACATGAGGAAGCGCATAAACGAGAGGACGAAGGCTATAGCCGTGATAAACCCCAACAACCCGACCGGTGCTCTCTACGAGAAGAAGACCCTCAGGGAAATCCTCGACCTTGCGGGGGAGTACGATTTGCCCGTTATAAGCGACGAGATATACGACCTCATGACCTACGAAGGAAAGCACGTTTCCCCCGGCTCCCTCACCAAGGACGTTCCGGTAATAGTCATGAACGGCCTCTCCAAGGTCTACTTCGCAACTGGCTGGCGTTTGGGCTACTTCTACTACGTTGACCCTGAGGACAAGCTCGCTGAAGTCAGGGAAGCCATAGACAGGCTCACGCGTATAAGAATATGCCCGAGCACGCCGGCCCAGTTGGCTGCCATAGCAGGCCTAACCGGCCCGATGGATTACCTTGAAGAATACATGAAAAAGCTCCGCGAGAGGAGGGACTACATCTACAAGCGCCTCACGGAGATTCCGGGGATAAGCACCCAGAAGCCCCAGGGAGCCTTCTACATCTTCCCGAGGATAGAGGAGCGCTCGAAGTGGAAGAGCGACAAGGAGTTTGTCCTCGACGTTCTCCACCAGGCGCACGTTCTCTTCGTTCACGGCTCAGGGTTTGGAAGGGCCGGGGAATGGCACTTCAGGATAGTCTTCTTACCACCGGTGGAGATACTTGAGGAGGCGATGAACAGGTTCGAGGAGTTCATGAGAAAGAGGCTCAGCTAA
- a CDS encoding lysine exporter LysO family protein — protein sequence MNRFPVMVIASLSLGFIAGRTLSPGLGNLYEWVLYALIFLIGVDLGKGLDFNALRKSGSVGVFLAITTVLGSIAGALLAGLFLGIPPRYASAIGAGCGWYSITGPIIARYSAIYGTLGFLANLLREILTVILYPFSVRLIPPEVGLTMGGATTMDTTLGIITRAGGKEIALIAFVHGFVITMLVPILLPLILGR from the coding sequence GTGAACCGCTTCCCGGTAATGGTCATTGCCTCCCTCTCACTCGGTTTCATAGCGGGCAGAACTCTCTCTCCGGGCCTCGGGAACCTCTACGAGTGGGTTCTCTATGCCCTGATTTTTCTGATAGGCGTTGATCTCGGGAAGGGGCTGGACTTTAACGCCCTCCGGAAGTCGGGGAGCGTAGGCGTGTTTCTGGCCATCACAACCGTTCTGGGCTCCATCGCGGGGGCCCTCCTCGCCGGGCTTTTCCTGGGCATCCCCCCAAGGTACGCCTCCGCCATAGGGGCCGGCTGCGGCTGGTACTCGATAACCGGTCCAATAATAGCCCGGTATTCTGCCATCTACGGCACACTGGGCTTCCTTGCCAACCTCCTCAGGGAAATCCTCACGGTAATCCTGTACCCGTTCTCGGTTAGGCTCATCCCTCCAGAGGTAGGCCTCACCATGGGCGGAGCAACCACAATGGACACGACGCTTGGAATAATAACCAGGGCCGGTGGAAAGGAGATAGCTCTAATTGCGTTTGTCCACGGCTTCGTTATAACCATGCTGGTGCCTATCCTGCTCCCCCTGATATTGGGAAGGTAA
- the pgiA gene encoding glucose-6-phosphate isomerase codes for MEYKKPMGVDIDLETGVIPGAQKLVRRLSSLKGYFLDEKAYNELLREDPVVYEVYAIEQEEKDGDLNFATTVLYPGKVGKEFFFTKGHFHAKADRAEIYYGIRGKGGMLLQTPEGKAEWIPMGPGTVVYVPPYWAHRTVNTGNEPFIFLAVYPADAGHDYGSIAEKGFSKIVIEENGEVKVVDNPRWKK; via the coding sequence ATGGAGTACAAGAAGCCGATGGGTGTCGACATAGACCTCGAAACCGGTGTCATTCCGGGGGCCCAAAAGCTCGTCAGGAGGCTCAGCAGTTTGAAGGGCTATTTCCTCGACGAGAAGGCCTACAACGAGCTCCTCAGGGAAGACCCGGTCGTTTATGAGGTCTACGCCATAGAGCAGGAGGAGAAGGACGGCGACCTCAACTTTGCGACCACAGTCCTCTACCCGGGCAAGGTCGGTAAGGAGTTCTTCTTCACGAAGGGCCACTTCCACGCGAAGGCCGACAGGGCGGAGATATACTACGGCATCAGGGGGAAGGGCGGAATGCTCCTCCAGACGCCGGAAGGGAAGGCCGAGTGGATACCCATGGGCCCTGGAACCGTCGTCTACGTCCCGCCCTACTGGGCCCACAGGACTGTGAACACTGGCAACGAGCCGTTCATCTTCCTGGCGGTTTACCCTGCCGACGCCGGCCACGACTACGGGAGCATAGCCGAGAAGGGCTTCTCCAAGATCGTTATCGAGGAGAACGGGGAAGTTAAGGTAGTGGACAACCCGCGCTGGAAGAAGTGA
- a CDS encoding site-2 protease family protein, with translation MNPREVEDLAISFLVLLLLFSNFEIRNMPYVSLAVLTAFIFHELAHRQVAGRYGYRAYYRRWDTGIVIALALGLLTRVLTGSAWIFAALGAVQIYAPYMLADREAFGKIALAGPATNMVVGIVSLLLIQATPGGIQAVLAVTASVNFWLAFFNLWPVPPLDGYKVLRWNAGYWAVAMGTAYTLSVLV, from the coding sequence ATGAACCCCCGCGAAGTCGAAGACCTCGCAATATCTTTTCTCGTGCTCCTGCTCCTTTTCTCAAACTTCGAGATCAGAAACATGCCCTACGTCTCACTGGCAGTCCTGACGGCTTTCATCTTCCACGAGCTCGCCCACAGGCAGGTGGCCGGGCGGTACGGCTACAGGGCGTACTACAGGAGATGGGACACAGGGATAGTCATAGCCCTGGCTTTGGGCCTGCTCACTCGGGTTCTAACCGGGAGCGCTTGGATATTCGCGGCCCTCGGTGCGGTCCAGATCTACGCTCCCTATATGCTCGCGGACAGGGAGGCCTTCGGAAAGATAGCCCTGGCCGGCCCGGCAACCAACATGGTGGTTGGCATAGTGTCACTTCTCCTGATTCAGGCTACCCCGGGGGGCATACAGGCAGTCTTAGCAGTAACGGCCTCGGTTAACTTCTGGCTGGCGTTCTTCAACCTCTGGCCGGTACCTCCCCTCGACGGTTACAAGGTTCTGAGGTGGAACGCCGGCTACTGGGCGGTGGCCATGGGAACGGCGTACACCCTCAGTGTACTCGTATAA
- a CDS encoding KH domain-containing protein, with product MDETFKKLKRMLNVEILEVKYEGDKIIVYVPADQVRIAVGTGGAAVKAAELVLGKKIEVKAR from the coding sequence ATGGACGAGACCTTCAAAAAGCTCAAGAGAATGCTCAACGTCGAGATACTGGAGGTTAAATACGAGGGGGATAAGATAATCGTCTATGTCCCGGCTGACCAGGTTAGAATAGCCGTCGGAACTGGGGGGGCGGCAGTGAAAGCGGCCGAACTTGTGCTCGGCAAGAAAATTGAGGTGAAAGCCAGATGA
- a CDS encoding TraB domain-containing protein — translation MNYLRYVKVIGTMHVSPLSREEVVSAIKKERPTAVAVELDPLRLHSLLSGERADFVTSLKLGRGGLVGYLLTKFEEILGREFGMEPGGEMIAAVKAAGEMGIPLYLIDEDIRTILTKILAAPRREKLLLLLEGFSVFLPLVGGAETPASPVEDYRWMTLEFRRRYPYLYRVLVEERNAIMAGNLVSIVRNLLAVTRKPKVVAVVGLGHREGIERLLNSAFD, via the coding sequence ATGAACTACCTGCGCTACGTGAAGGTGATAGGGACGATGCACGTCTCTCCCCTCAGCAGGGAGGAGGTTGTTTCTGCGATAAAAAAGGAAAGGCCCACTGCCGTAGCGGTCGAGCTTGATCCCCTTCGCCTCCACTCCCTTCTCTCCGGAGAGAGGGCGGACTTCGTAACGAGCCTTAAACTCGGCCGGGGTGGGTTGGTTGGATATCTGCTGACAAAGTTTGAGGAGATCCTCGGAAGGGAGTTTGGAATGGAACCCGGCGGTGAAATGATCGCGGCTGTGAAGGCAGCCGGGGAGATGGGGATTCCTCTCTACCTTATCGATGAAGACATCAGAACAATTCTGACAAAAATCCTTGCCGCCCCACGGAGGGAAAAGTTGCTTCTCCTCCTGGAGGGCTTTTCGGTGTTTTTACCCCTGGTTGGTGGGGCGGAAACGCCTGCCAGCCCTGTGGAGGATTACCGGTGGATGACCCTCGAGTTTCGAAGGAGGTATCCCTACCTCTACAGGGTTCTGGTGGAGGAGCGAAACGCAATCATGGCGGGGAACCTTGTCTCGATAGTCAGGAATCTCCTCGCCGTAACCAGGAAGCCAAAGGTAGTTGCCGTTGTTGGCCTGGGGCACAGGGAGGGCATTGAGCGCCTCCTGAATTCGGCATTCGATTGA
- a CDS encoding ribonuclease Z, whose product MLRIYFLGTGGIMPNRERNVPSIAVRYGGEILLFDAGEGTIRQMNVAKLSPMKIDKIFITHFHGDHYLGLGGLLQTMNLWNRKKPLHIYGPEHTFEFVQNFINSGFFGPAFDIYVHELGEARLKFDGYEIRSFRVKHGIPALGYVFKEEDRRGKFLPEKLKVYGLEPGPLLGKLEREGQIELNGRVIRLEDVTGPRRRGVKLVYTGDTAPCKRVALFSEKADLLIHDATYLTPEDRGESYHSTVEEACDVAKRAKVKLLALFHRAFRYSYGEYLSKATELCDVDFIVPKDFDLLTVESNRWELRNVLEGEL is encoded by the coding sequence ATGTTACGGATTTACTTTCTCGGTACTGGAGGCATAATGCCGAACCGGGAGCGGAACGTTCCCTCAATAGCGGTGAGGTACGGGGGTGAAATTCTGCTCTTTGACGCCGGGGAGGGGACAATCCGGCAGATGAACGTCGCAAAGCTCAGCCCGATGAAGATAGATAAGATATTCATAACCCACTTCCACGGTGACCACTACCTCGGTCTCGGGGGGCTTCTCCAGACCATGAACCTCTGGAACAGAAAAAAGCCCCTCCACATCTACGGGCCAGAGCACACCTTTGAGTTCGTCCAGAACTTTATCAACAGCGGCTTTTTTGGGCCCGCCTTTGATATCTACGTCCACGAACTCGGAGAGGCCAGGCTGAAGTTCGATGGGTATGAAATACGGAGTTTCAGAGTTAAACACGGGATTCCTGCCCTTGGCTACGTATTCAAGGAGGAGGACAGGCGCGGGAAGTTCCTTCCTGAAAAGTTGAAGGTTTATGGGCTGGAACCCGGGCCATTGCTTGGGAAGCTCGAGCGCGAGGGCCAAATCGAGTTGAACGGCAGGGTCATCCGCCTGGAGGACGTGACTGGGCCCCGGAGAAGGGGCGTTAAACTGGTTTACACCGGCGATACGGCACCCTGTAAAAGGGTGGCTCTCTTCTCCGAGAAAGCGGATCTCCTTATTCATGACGCGACTTACCTAACCCCTGAGGATAGGGGGGAGAGCTATCATTCCACAGTCGAGGAGGCCTGTGATGTGGCAAAAAGGGCAAAGGTAAAACTCCTCGCCCTCTTCCACAGGGCCTTTCGCTATTCCTATGGCGAATACCTGTCCAAAGCCACCGAACTGTGCGACGTGGACTTTATAGTCCCAAAAGATTTCGATCTTTTGACAGTTGAATCTAACCGGTGGGAGCTCAGGAACGTCCTGGAGGGAGAGTTATGA
- a CDS encoding tetratricopeptide repeat protein produces MEEIMRAIEGREVKKLASLLYYKTDELSDEQLGDVLKKAEELALEKKDYELYKLVVYYYHEFLGVDRISEFEGLAEREGSFEAKFHLADLYFLLGELEKSLALYQSLLEEEITKGNTGHVAEIYYSMALIQEELQDYEKAYELLELAEKKYEELKDEEKILHIRVYKAYVKFEMGDIYEAKAMLGSLLPRVVETGNNALLAEIHLTLEEIFEEKDNYEAALQECLYAMLRARGTEYYDVAFDALFDVLWQLFLEDNFETVYNNIDMFKNAFPELAEFFEGVKYLALFRDGKVEEEKLREILEQVKDRRLLDLLELLGEAEL; encoded by the coding sequence ATGGAAGAAATCATGAGGGCTATTGAGGGGAGGGAGGTAAAGAAACTCGCCAGCCTTCTCTACTACAAGACGGACGAACTCAGCGACGAGCAGCTCGGGGATGTCCTCAAAAAGGCTGAGGAGCTGGCCCTGGAAAAAAAGGACTACGAACTTTACAAGCTGGTTGTCTACTACTACCACGAGTTCCTTGGGGTGGACAGGATAAGCGAGTTTGAGGGGCTGGCAGAAAGGGAGGGCTCCTTCGAAGCTAAGTTCCACCTTGCTGACCTTTATTTCCTCCTCGGAGAACTTGAGAAAAGTCTCGCCCTGTATCAGTCCCTCCTGGAGGAGGAGATAACCAAAGGAAACACCGGGCACGTTGCAGAGATATACTACAGCATGGCACTGATCCAGGAGGAGCTTCAGGACTACGAAAAGGCCTACGAGCTTCTTGAACTGGCGGAAAAGAAGTACGAAGAGCTGAAAGACGAGGAAAAGATCCTCCATATAAGGGTCTACAAAGCCTACGTGAAGTTCGAAATGGGGGACATCTACGAGGCAAAGGCCATGCTCGGCTCTCTACTTCCGAGGGTGGTTGAGACGGGAAACAACGCCCTCCTGGCCGAGATACACCTCACCCTTGAGGAGATATTCGAGGAGAAAGATAACTACGAGGCGGCGCTCCAGGAGTGCCTGTACGCAATGCTGAGGGCCAGGGGGACGGAGTACTACGATGTCGCCTTCGATGCGCTGTTCGATGTTCTGTGGCAGCTCTTCCTTGAGGACAACTTTGAGACTGTATACAACAACATCGACATGTTTAAGAACGCGTTTCCGGAACTGGCGGAGTTCTTTGAGGGCGTCAAGTACCTGGCCCTCTTCAGGGACGGGAAAGTTGAAGAAGAAAAGCTCCGGGAAATCCTTGAACAGGTCAAGGACAGAAGACTGTTAGACCTCCTGGAGCTCCTCGGTGAGGCGGAGCTCTGA
- a CDS encoding metal ABC transporter ATP-binding protein, with amino-acid sequence MSSQRREKAVVTRDLTVYYDSKPALEGVTFDLNAGETLLLLGPNGAGKTTLLKTIAGFHDKYEGVLLVFGRKPGESRDLISYVPQSFSLNEKVPLSVIEVVAMGALYKSGIIHRKIPEEVIKKSEKALSFVGLDDIEDRPFKNLSGGQKQRVLLARALISDPRLLLLDEPLSALDPSARAEVASVLNKIKKEKGISMIITTHDINPLLEIGDWVMLINRRMMAFGRPDDALREEIIKTVYGPTAKVIKVEDRLYCLTGDFHLHFPGGRSHDSGVHSKGGNSQYHG; translated from the coding sequence ATGAGCAGCCAACGAAGGGAAAAAGCCGTGGTTACCAGGGATTTAACGGTATACTACGACTCCAAACCTGCCCTCGAAGGAGTTACATTTGACCTCAACGCAGGAGAAACTCTCTTACTACTGGGCCCGAACGGTGCAGGGAAAACCACCCTGCTGAAAACGATAGCAGGTTTTCACGACAAATACGAAGGTGTTCTACTGGTTTTTGGAAGAAAACCGGGGGAAAGCAGGGATCTAATCTCTTACGTCCCCCAGAGCTTCTCTCTCAACGAAAAGGTGCCTCTCTCGGTGATAGAGGTAGTTGCCATGGGGGCCCTGTACAAATCCGGGATAATCCACAGAAAAATTCCCGAGGAGGTCATCAAAAAATCGGAAAAGGCCCTTTCCTTCGTTGGGCTGGATGACATAGAGGACAGACCCTTCAAGAATCTGAGCGGCGGGCAGAAGCAGCGGGTTCTTCTGGCAAGGGCACTGATAAGCGATCCAAGGCTACTCCTCCTGGATGAGCCGCTCTCGGCTCTGGACCCATCAGCCCGGGCCGAGGTTGCGTCAGTTCTGAACAAGATCAAAAAGGAAAAGGGCATCTCCATGATAATAACAACCCACGACATAAACCCCCTCCTCGAGATAGGGGACTGGGTAATGCTCATAAACAGGAGAATGATGGCTTTTGGCCGTCCGGATGATGCACTGAGGGAGGAAATCATTAAGACAGTCTACGGCCCAACGGCCAAGGTAATAAAGGTCGAGGACAGGCTGTACTGCCTTACCGGGGACTTTCATCTTCATTTCCCGGGGGGAAGAAGCCATGATTCCGGAGTTCATAGCAAGGGCGGTAATAGCCAGTATCACGGTTAG